The Urbifossiella limnaea genome has a window encoding:
- a CDS encoding YcjF family protein — protein sequence MGRIWDVVRRIATGDNSPPPDLDATLTQLRARTPAPVFWLLGKTQSGKTSITRFLTGADDAVIGSGYRPCTKTSRKFQFPTPDAPLMEFLDTRGVDEPGYDPAEDVAAFDPVAHVVVVTAKATDFAQGNVRAGLEPIRRANPSRPVILCVTCLNEAIPRQPHPPYGKWEEYEPLRRAIEEHTRAFAGLFDVCVPIDLTRPDDGFPEPNYGGEALKAALLASLPGAYRQTLVQLKEATDALKDVHLRHAVPVILGYASMAASAGAVPVPFLDLLIIPGIQSRMVTHLAAMYGQPMTPERYKEVAASLGAGLVARQAVREITKLIPYVGSVAGAAVAWASTYALGRAFCYYYQAVCEGHVPDTQTLRRVYHEQYSAAEGTWRSDQVKRTP from the coding sequence ATGGGCCGCATCTGGGACGTGGTCCGCCGCATCGCCACCGGCGACAACTCCCCGCCGCCGGACCTCGACGCCACCCTCACGCAACTCCGCGCCCGCACCCCCGCCCCCGTCTTCTGGCTCCTGGGCAAAACCCAGTCCGGCAAGACCAGCATCACCCGCTTCCTCACCGGCGCCGACGACGCCGTCATCGGCAGCGGCTACCGCCCGTGCACCAAGACCTCGCGCAAGTTCCAGTTCCCCACGCCCGACGCCCCGCTGATGGAGTTCCTCGACACCCGCGGCGTCGACGAACCCGGCTACGACCCGGCCGAGGACGTCGCCGCGTTCGACCCCGTGGCCCACGTCGTCGTCGTCACCGCGAAGGCCACCGACTTCGCGCAGGGGAACGTCCGCGCGGGGCTGGAGCCGATCCGCCGGGCGAACCCGTCGCGGCCCGTGATCCTGTGCGTGACGTGCCTGAACGAGGCGATCCCGCGGCAGCCGCACCCGCCGTACGGGAAGTGGGAGGAGTACGAGCCGCTGCGGCGGGCCATCGAGGAGCACACGCGGGCGTTCGCCGGGCTGTTCGACGTGTGCGTGCCGATCGACCTGACCCGGCCCGACGACGGCTTCCCCGAGCCGAACTACGGCGGCGAGGCACTGAAGGCGGCGCTGCTCGCGTCGCTGCCGGGGGCGTACCGGCAGACGCTGGTACAGTTGAAGGAAGCGACGGACGCGCTGAAGGACGTTCACCTCCGCCACGCGGTGCCGGTTATCCTGGGCTACGCCTCGATGGCGGCCAGCGCCGGGGCGGTGCCGGTGCCGTTCCTCGACCTGCTCATCATCCCGGGCATCCAGAGCCGGATGGTGACGCACCTGGCGGCCATGTACGGCCAGCCAATGACGCCGGAGCGGTACAAGGAGGTGGCCGCGTCACTGGGGGCGGGGCTGGTGGCCCGGCAGGCGGTGCGCGAGATCACGAAGCTGATCCCGTACGTGGGGTCGGTGGCCGGCGCGGCGGTGGCGTGGGCCAGCACGTACGCCCTGGGGCGGGCCTTCTGCTACTACTACCAGGCGGTGTGCGAGGGGCACGTCCCCGACACGCAGACGCTGCGGCGGGTGTACCACGAGCAGTACAGCGCCGCGGAAGGGACGTGGCGCTCGGACCAGGTGAAACGAACCCCGTGA
- a CDS encoding GTPase family protein, with the protein MTKVRLATLAALFFAPWLFLVGVGGYHLWDRGWWFWAWWPMCLSFGLAYFLAYRWTRGRGLLPDTDQPPPNYWTDRDKAAWELVQAKARAYAAVSADQLGDPRHYTEIALDLSEKVSAIYAPGSATPIDHLTIPEILACVELAAADLDELVRKYLPGSHMLRVRDYQRARQAADWYRTGQNVYWAGSTLLNPVEGGLRWLATRYGLGNLVDRLQGNVLLWVHTAFVHQLGHYLVEMNSGRLKVGVKRYRELIAAHLAPPMQADLAPPDAPEQPAPTTTPPAATRTGIAVLGPVKAGKSSLVNALLGQQAATVDTLPVPHVGVRYNLSLNGTSPVTILDTAGYGQDGANEAEFAAATKASTEADLILFVTPATNPGRRADVDLLDRLKAWFAERPQLKLPPVIAVVNQIDLLSPKAEWAPPYNWPTGTRPKEVTIRDCVAAVREQLGSRVIAVVPVCARGGDAFGIKEGLVPAVAAQLDDARGAAVLRAFHAEAEADQWKRVGAQVLEGGKKALGILWGNLKK; encoded by the coding sequence GTGACGAAAGTGCGCCTGGCCACACTCGCCGCGTTGTTCTTCGCCCCCTGGCTGTTCCTTGTCGGCGTCGGCGGCTACCACCTGTGGGACCGCGGCTGGTGGTTCTGGGCGTGGTGGCCCATGTGCCTCAGCTTCGGGCTGGCGTACTTCCTCGCCTACCGCTGGACCCGCGGCCGCGGTCTGCTGCCCGACACCGACCAGCCGCCGCCGAACTACTGGACCGACCGCGACAAGGCCGCCTGGGAGCTGGTCCAGGCCAAGGCCAGGGCGTACGCCGCCGTCAGCGCCGACCAGCTCGGCGACCCGCGGCACTACACCGAGATCGCGCTCGACCTGTCGGAGAAGGTGTCCGCGATCTACGCCCCCGGCAGCGCCACGCCGATCGACCACCTCACGATTCCCGAAATCCTCGCGTGCGTCGAGCTGGCCGCGGCCGACCTCGACGAACTGGTGCGGAAGTACCTGCCCGGCAGCCACATGCTCCGCGTCCGCGACTACCAGCGCGCCCGCCAGGCCGCCGACTGGTACCGCACCGGGCAGAACGTCTACTGGGCCGGCTCGACGCTCCTCAACCCGGTCGAGGGCGGCCTCCGCTGGCTCGCCACCCGCTACGGCCTCGGCAACCTCGTGGACCGCCTCCAGGGGAACGTGCTGCTGTGGGTCCACACCGCGTTCGTCCACCAGCTCGGGCACTACCTCGTCGAGATGAACAGCGGCCGCCTCAAGGTCGGCGTGAAGCGCTACCGCGAACTCATCGCCGCGCACCTGGCGCCGCCGATGCAGGCCGACCTCGCCCCGCCCGACGCCCCGGAACAACCCGCACCGACGACGACGCCCCCGGCCGCCACGCGCACCGGCATCGCCGTGTTGGGACCGGTGAAGGCGGGGAAGTCGAGCCTCGTGAACGCGCTGCTCGGCCAGCAGGCCGCGACGGTGGACACGCTCCCCGTGCCGCACGTCGGCGTGCGCTACAACCTGTCGCTGAACGGCACCTCGCCCGTCACCATTCTCGACACGGCCGGCTACGGCCAGGACGGCGCGAACGAGGCCGAGTTCGCCGCGGCCACGAAGGCGAGCACCGAGGCCGACCTGATCCTGTTCGTGACGCCGGCGACGAACCCCGGCCGCCGCGCCGACGTGGACCTACTGGACCGGCTGAAGGCGTGGTTTGCGGAGCGGCCGCAGTTGAAGCTGCCGCCGGTGATCGCGGTGGTGAACCAGATCGACCTGCTGAGCCCGAAGGCCGAGTGGGCGCCGCCGTACAACTGGCCGACCGGCACCCGGCCGAAGGAAGTGACGATCCGCGACTGCGTGGCCGCGGTGCGGGAGCAGTTGGGGAGCCGGGTGATCGCCGTGGTGCCGGTCTGCGCCCGCGGCGGCGACGCCTTCGGCATCAAGGAGGGGCTGGTGCCGGCGGTGGCGGCACAGCTGGACGACGCCCGCGGCGCCGCCGTGCTGCGGGCGTTCCACGCCGAGGCGGAAGCCGACCAGTGGAAGCGCGTCGGCGCCCAGGTGCTCGAAGGCGGAAAGAAGGCGCTGGGGATTCTGTGGGGGAACCTGAAGAAGTAG
- the coaD gene encoding pantetheine-phosphate adenylyltransferase: MSNPLSSRVAVYTGTFDPVHLGHLDIIARGSRLYDRLVVGVGINPEKTTLFSIEERVRLLEEVAAPFGNVEVKAFTGLAVQFVRGLGAGVMIRGLRTLSDMEYEFTMSLMNLNLDPGVETVFLMAKEEFSHVSSSLLRQIAALGGDLSKFLPDPVKGPLVRRARGS, encoded by the coding sequence ATGTCAAACCCGTTAAGCTCAAGGGTCGCGGTCTACACGGGCACGTTCGACCCCGTTCACCTCGGCCACCTCGACATCATCGCGCGCGGCAGCCGGCTGTACGACCGGCTCGTCGTCGGCGTCGGCATCAACCCTGAGAAGACGACGCTGTTCTCGATCGAGGAGCGGGTGCGGCTGCTGGAGGAGGTGGCGGCGCCGTTCGGGAACGTGGAGGTGAAGGCGTTCACCGGGCTGGCCGTGCAGTTCGTCCGCGGGCTCGGGGCCGGGGTGATGATCCGCGGCCTGCGCACCCTGTCCGACATGGAGTACGAGTTCACGATGTCGCTGATGAACCTGAACCTCGACCCCGGCGTGGAGACGGTGTTCCTGATGGCCAAGGAGGAGTTCAGCCACGTCAGCAGCTCGCTGCTGCGGCAGATCGCGGCGCTCGGCGGCGACCTGTCCAAATTCCTCCCGGACCCGGTCAAGGGGCCGCTCGTGCGGCGGGCGAGAGGCAGTTGA
- a CDS encoding aminotransferase class V-fold PLP-dependent enzyme, translated as MDRAAFRSHFPVTGHWAFLDHAAVAPLPDVAVAALHEYGASLAANGIAAVRDWTHRVREVRELARRLVNAPSADDVFFVPSTTHGIGVIAEGFPWRSGDNVVFPADEYPANQYPWLNLAGRGVEARRVPTRAGRVLPDDLRAAVDGRTRLLAVSAVQFATGFRADLDALGELCRERGVFFFVDAIQALGAFPIDVQRSPIDALAADGHKWMLGPEGAGFGYVRREWVDRLHPIGVGAFSVARPLEFSTIDFTLKPHAGRWEGGALNVPGITAFGASLELLLNAGVPALQARVLELTDYLSEKATAAGWDVYSSRRPGEASGIVSLTVPGVPAEAVVAACRAAGVIVNARAGRVRVSPHGYNNEGEIDRFVAAVRGMTKDQ; from the coding sequence ATGGACCGGGCCGCGTTCCGCTCGCACTTCCCGGTCACCGGGCACTGGGCGTTCCTCGACCACGCCGCCGTCGCGCCGCTGCCGGACGTGGCGGTCGCGGCGCTGCACGAGTATGGCGCCAGCCTCGCCGCGAACGGCATCGCTGCCGTCCGCGACTGGACGCACCGCGTCCGCGAGGTGCGCGAGCTCGCCCGCCGGCTTGTCAACGCCCCGAGCGCCGACGACGTGTTCTTCGTCCCCAGCACCACGCACGGCATCGGCGTGATCGCGGAAGGCTTCCCGTGGCGGAGCGGCGACAACGTCGTCTTCCCGGCCGACGAGTACCCGGCGAACCAGTACCCGTGGCTGAACCTCGCCGGCCGCGGCGTCGAGGCCCGCCGCGTGCCCACGCGCGCCGGTCGGGTGCTGCCCGACGACCTGCGCGCGGCGGTGGACGGCCGGACGCGCCTGTTGGCGGTGTCGGCGGTGCAGTTCGCCACCGGCTTCCGCGCCGACCTGGACGCGCTCGGCGAGCTGTGCCGCGAGCGCGGCGTGTTCTTTTTCGTGGACGCCATCCAGGCGCTCGGCGCGTTCCCCATCGACGTGCAGCGCTCGCCCATTGACGCGCTCGCGGCCGACGGCCACAAGTGGATGCTCGGCCCCGAGGGCGCCGGCTTCGGCTACGTGCGGCGCGAGTGGGTGGACCGGCTCCACCCGATCGGCGTGGGGGCGTTCAGCGTGGCGCGGCCGCTGGAGTTCAGCACGATCGACTTCACGCTGAAGCCGCACGCCGGCCGGTGGGAGGGCGGGGCGCTGAACGTCCCCGGCATCACCGCCTTCGGCGCCAGCCTGGAGCTGTTGCTGAACGCGGGCGTCCCGGCCCTTCAGGCGCGAGTGCTGGAGCTGACCGACTACCTAAGCGAGAAGGCGACTGCGGCGGGATGGGACGTGTATTCGAGCCGGCGGCCGGGGGAGGCGTCGGGGATCGTGTCGCTGACGGTGCCGGGCGTGCCGGCGGAAGCGGTTGTAGCGGCGTGCCGGGCGGCCGGCGTGATCGTGAACGCCCGAGCCGGCCGCGTGCGGGTCAGCCCGCACGGTTACAACAATGAAGGCGAGATCGATCGGTTCGTCGCCGCGGTCCGCGGAATGACCAAGGACCAATGA
- a CDS encoding site-2 protease family protein yields the protein MFCEPDRTGYDLNFRLFGFPVRVHPFFWLCTLIFGESAWNPDRPEFLLGWMAVAFVSFLVHELGHAVAFRACGVGSHVVLYALGGLAVPWDHVNGRGKRVAVSLAGPGAGFVLAGLVWASNQATPWAGASLFTAFLYTQLLWINIVWGVVNLLPVFPLDGGRVSQEVCVGLLGRRGIRVALQLSVGTAGAVAVYSLLCLTAFAPLMAVLADAPWWVPVGGLWTLVLFGVLAHQSYQLLQQLSWTESHWEQ from the coding sequence GTGTTCTGCGAGCCCGACCGCACCGGCTACGACCTGAACTTCCGCCTGTTCGGGTTCCCGGTCCGCGTCCACCCGTTCTTCTGGCTGTGCACCCTCATCTTCGGCGAGAGCGCGTGGAACCCCGACCGGCCCGAGTTCCTCCTCGGCTGGATGGCGGTCGCGTTCGTGTCCTTCCTCGTCCACGAGCTCGGCCACGCCGTCGCCTTCCGCGCGTGCGGCGTCGGATCGCACGTGGTGCTGTACGCCCTCGGCGGGCTGGCCGTGCCGTGGGACCACGTGAATGGCCGGGGCAAGCGCGTCGCCGTGTCGCTGGCCGGCCCGGGGGCGGGCTTCGTGCTGGCGGGGCTGGTGTGGGCGTCGAACCAGGCGACGCCGTGGGCCGGGGCCAGCCTGTTCACGGCGTTCCTGTACACGCAGCTGCTGTGGATCAACATCGTGTGGGGCGTGGTGAACCTGCTGCCGGTGTTCCCGCTCGACGGCGGCCGGGTGTCGCAGGAGGTGTGCGTGGGCCTGCTCGGCCGCCGCGGCATTCGGGTGGCGCTACAACTGTCGGTCGGAACGGCCGGCGCGGTGGCCGTGTACAGCCTGCTGTGTCTGACCGCGTTTGCGCCGCTGATGGCGGTGTTGGCCGACGCCCCGTGGTGGGTACCGGTCGGCGGCCTGTGGACGCTCGTGCTGTTCGGCGTGCTGGCGCACCAGAGCTACCAGCTCCTCCAGCAGCTGAGCTGGACCGAGAGCCACTGGGAGCAATAA
- the trpE gene encoding anthranilate synthase component I, which translates to MPHLPPFDAFADFARGHTVVPVYRRLTADALTPVSAFRRIDDGDRAFLFESVVGGERIGRYSFLGAGPFRVFEAAGTKTRTRDEAGAWTEADAADPLAVLEEQIAAFRAPHLLGLPRFCGGAVGYAGYDTVRYVERLPNAPPDDRGLPDLSFAFFDRMVIFDHVAKTILVVAHARGDSRAAYDAACAAVDKLVEQLSRPGKEPSLTDINPTKKADRPRAVADRVESNFTRAAFEGVVSKAREYINAGDIFQVVLSQRFRAETTADPFDIYRALRVVNPSPFMFFVRAGGCTLVGASPEIMCRVDGGEITNRPLAGTRARGATPDEDKQLADELLADPKERAEHIMLVDLARNDVGRVATIGSVKISDLLTVERYSHVMHLSSTVTGKLRDGLTAFDALRASLPAGTLSGAPKVRAMEVIDELEPHRRGPYGGAVGYVDFSGNMDTCIALRTMVIRGTTCDVQAGAGVVADSVPAAEYQETVNKAMSLLRALEVAETQL; encoded by the coding sequence ATGCCCCACCTGCCGCCGTTCGACGCCTTCGCCGACTTCGCCCGCGGGCACACCGTCGTGCCCGTCTACCGCCGCCTCACGGCCGACGCCCTCACCCCGGTGTCGGCGTTCCGCCGCATCGACGACGGCGACCGGGCGTTCCTGTTCGAGAGCGTCGTCGGCGGCGAGCGGATCGGCCGGTACAGCTTCCTCGGCGCCGGCCCGTTCCGAGTGTTCGAGGCGGCGGGGACGAAGACCCGCACCCGCGACGAAGCGGGGGCGTGGACCGAGGCCGACGCCGCCGACCCGCTGGCGGTGCTGGAGGAGCAGATCGCGGCGTTCCGCGCCCCGCACCTGCTGGGCCTGCCGCGGTTCTGCGGCGGCGCCGTCGGGTACGCCGGGTACGACACCGTCCGCTACGTCGAGCGGCTGCCGAACGCCCCGCCCGACGACCGCGGCCTGCCCGACCTGTCGTTCGCGTTCTTCGACCGCATGGTCATCTTCGACCACGTCGCCAAGACGATTCTGGTCGTGGCCCACGCCCGCGGCGACAGCCGCGCCGCCTACGACGCGGCGTGCGCGGCCGTGGACAAGCTCGTGGAGCAGCTGTCGCGGCCGGGCAAGGAACCGTCGCTGACGGACATCAACCCCACGAAGAAGGCCGACCGCCCGCGCGCGGTGGCGGACCGTGTCGAAAGCAACTTCACCCGCGCCGCCTTCGAGGGGGTCGTCTCGAAGGCGCGGGAGTACATCAACGCCGGCGACATCTTCCAGGTGGTGCTCAGCCAGCGGTTCCGGGCCGAGACGACGGCCGACCCGTTCGACATCTACCGGGCGCTGCGGGTGGTGAACCCGTCGCCGTTCATGTTCTTCGTCCGCGCCGGCGGCTGCACGCTGGTCGGGGCGTCGCCCGAAATCATGTGCCGGGTGGACGGCGGCGAGATCACCAACCGCCCGCTCGCCGGCACCCGCGCCCGCGGCGCCACCCCCGACGAGGACAAGCAGCTGGCCGACGAGCTCCTCGCCGACCCGAAGGAGCGCGCCGAGCACATCATGCTCGTGGACCTTGCGCGAAATGATGTGGGGCGCGTAGCGACGATCGGCAGCGTCAAGATTTCCGACCTGCTGACGGTCGAGCGGTACAGCCACGTCATGCACCTCTCCAGCACCGTGACGGGGAAGCTGCGCGACGGGCTGACGGCGTTCGACGCGCTACGGGCGAGCCTCCCCGCGGGGACGCTGAGCGGGGCGCCGAAGGTGCGGGCGATGGAGGTGATCGACGAGCTGGAGCCGCACCGCCGCGGCCCCTACGGCGGCGCCGTCGGCTACGTCGATTTCAGCGGCAACATGGACACGTGCATCGCGCTGCGGACGATGGTGATCCGCGGCACCACGTGCGACGTGCAGGCGGGCGCCGGCGTGGTCGCGGACAGCGTGCCGGCCGCGGAGTACCAGGAGACGGTGAACAAGGCGATGAGCCTGCTGCGGGCGCTGGAAGTCGCCGAGACGCAGTTGTAA
- a CDS encoding LptF/LptG family permease: MFGSTLNRTIFAELVRVFLLALGGLTGLFLLAGLVQQAAQLGLGPAQIVAIIPLFVPSTLPYTIPATTLFAACVVYGRLAHDNEVVALKAAGVHLSTILKPALTLGVITAATTGALYYAVIPQTQQRLQEEALRDPEEVVYNTLRRDRCLRHPTFPYVLFVRDVQGRRLIDVVLKRRVKVTDGKGVETYGGYDLVVRAREAQLRVDVENNLLYIDPDRFVYNNPSIQGTNTSTTPYALQLPDFLNPADARTRPGALTWEELGPRVAELERLREEKLAAVAAAGRAPVPADGAAAQLAVQHRLNLMSQADGIKRQARNVEAEYYMRPALAVGCLVFALIGCPVGLWANRADYLSTFVICFLPTILVYYPLLLAGSNMGKDGKLPLWLGCWLANITVGTCGAFLAWRLLRR, from the coding sequence ATGTTCGGCTCGACCCTGAACCGTACGATCTTCGCCGAGCTGGTGCGGGTGTTCCTGCTCGCGCTCGGCGGCCTCACCGGCCTGTTCCTCCTCGCCGGCCTCGTCCAGCAGGCCGCCCAGCTCGGCCTCGGGCCGGCGCAGATCGTCGCCATCATCCCGCTGTTCGTCCCCAGCACGCTGCCGTACACGATCCCCGCCACCACCCTGTTCGCCGCCTGCGTGGTGTACGGCCGGCTCGCCCACGACAACGAGGTCGTCGCCCTCAAGGCCGCCGGCGTCCACCTGTCCACCATCCTTAAACCGGCGCTGACCCTGGGGGTCATCACGGCGGCGACGACGGGGGCGCTGTACTACGCGGTCATCCCGCAGACGCAGCAGCGGCTCCAGGAGGAGGCGCTGCGCGACCCCGAGGAGGTGGTGTACAACACCCTCCGCCGCGACCGCTGCCTGCGGCACCCGACGTTCCCGTACGTGCTGTTCGTGCGCGACGTGCAGGGCCGCCGGCTCATCGACGTGGTGCTGAAGCGGCGCGTCAAGGTGACCGACGGCAAGGGCGTCGAGACCTACGGCGGGTACGACCTGGTGGTGCGGGCGCGCGAGGCCCAGCTCCGCGTCGACGTGGAGAACAACCTCCTGTACATCGACCCGGACCGCTTCGTTTACAACAACCCGAGCATCCAGGGGACCAACACCTCGACGACGCCGTACGCCCTGCAGTTGCCGGACTTCCTCAACCCGGCCGACGCCCGCACCCGGCCCGGGGCGCTGACGTGGGAGGAGCTCGGCCCGCGCGTCGCCGAGCTGGAGCGGCTGCGCGAGGAGAAGCTGGCGGCCGTCGCCGCGGCCGGGCGGGCGCCGGTGCCGGCCGACGGGGCCGCCGCCCAGCTGGCCGTGCAGCACCGGCTGAACCTGATGTCGCAGGCCGACGGGATCAAGCGGCAGGCGCGGAACGTGGAGGCCGAGTACTACATGCGGCCGGCGCTGGCCGTGGGCTGCCTGGTGTTCGCGCTGATCGGCTGCCCGGTGGGGTTGTGGGCGAACCGGGCCGACTACCTGAGCACGTTCGTGATCTGCTTCCTGCCGACGATCCTGGTGTACTACCCGCTGCTGCTGGCCGGCTCGAACATGGGCAAGGACGGCAAGCTGCCGCTGTGGCTCGGCTGCTGGCTGGCGAACATCACGGTCGGAACCTGCGGCGCGTTCCTGGCGTGGAGGCTGCTCAGGCGGTGA
- a CDS encoding type 1 glutamine amidotransferase domain-containing protein — translation MKALILVTDGFEDLTLFLPWYRLREEGFTVRLASPFMHGLTGLHGYRVEPDERIHEVNPAEYDAVVIPDGPCVEKLRQREAAVDVIRTFVSDGSSRVAAIGHGPQLLISGGVLDGRVVTCDPGIRDDVRAAGAVYRDEAVVRDGNLITARGADDLPRFCREFVRALAARV, via the coding sequence ATGAAAGCGCTGATTCTGGTTACCGACGGGTTCGAGGATTTGACGCTGTTCCTGCCGTGGTACCGCCTCCGCGAGGAGGGGTTCACGGTCCGCCTGGCGTCCCCCTTCATGCACGGCCTCACCGGCCTCCACGGCTACCGCGTCGAGCCGGACGAGCGCATCCACGAGGTCAACCCCGCCGAGTACGACGCGGTCGTCATCCCCGACGGGCCGTGCGTCGAGAAGCTGCGGCAGCGCGAGGCCGCCGTGGACGTGATCCGCACGTTCGTGTCCGACGGGTCGAGCCGGGTGGCGGCGATCGGTCACGGGCCGCAGTTGCTCATCAGCGGCGGCGTCCTCGACGGCCGGGTGGTGACGTGCGACCCCGGCATCCGGGACGACGTGCGCGCCGCCGGGGCCGTGTACCGCGACGAGGCCGTGGTGCGCGACGGCAACCTGATCACGGCGCGCGGGGCCGACGACCTGCCACGGTTCTGCCGCGAGTTCGTGCGGGCGCTGGCGGCGCGGGTGTGA
- a CDS encoding putative oxidoreductase C-terminal domain-containing protein, producing MDTSRPIRLVTVAPGHFHAALVQKHAAPGVHRRVHVYAPLDADLVAHVARVAAFNGRAENPTAWELDVRAGADWRERFLREQPGNTVVLSGRNRPKVGLIRAAVALNLHVIADKPWVIDAADLPELDAALAEADDREVLVWDVMTERHEVANRLLRALTREPAVFGDWLGGSAMHPALTLTSTHYLNKTVDGRPLRRPWWWFDPTIAGEGLADVGTHLADLALWLVAPDEPVAPGADAEVYAADRWPLVLTREQFAEVTGLPEVPPEFAPRLAGDLLYYAGNHTAWLGVRGIHVRLTTKWEYDSPGGDTHVAVARGTDAVAEVRQQPGSPPDVFVRASEASHADLLAHLTAAVGRWQAEFPGLAVVDGGSEVKLAIPAALRTGHEEHFAAVMAEYGRAFAAPRSVPAWERVNARTKYHLTTRAVELARARRPF from the coding sequence ATGGACACGTCCCGCCCCATCCGCCTGGTCACCGTCGCCCCCGGGCACTTCCACGCGGCGCTCGTCCAGAAGCACGCCGCCCCCGGCGTCCACCGCCGAGTCCACGTCTACGCCCCGCTCGACGCCGACCTCGTCGCCCACGTCGCCCGGGTCGCGGCGTTCAACGGCCGCGCCGAGAACCCGACCGCGTGGGAACTCGACGTCCGCGCCGGGGCCGACTGGCGGGAGCGGTTCCTCCGCGAGCAGCCGGGGAACACGGTCGTGCTGTCCGGCCGCAACCGCCCCAAGGTCGGGCTCATCCGCGCGGCCGTGGCGCTGAACCTCCACGTCATCGCCGACAAGCCGTGGGTGATCGACGCCGCCGACCTGCCGGAACTCGACGCGGCGCTGGCCGAGGCCGACGACCGCGAGGTGCTCGTCTGGGACGTGATGACCGAGCGGCACGAGGTGGCCAACCGGCTGCTGCGGGCCCTGACGCGCGAACCGGCGGTGTTCGGCGACTGGCTCGGCGGCTCGGCCATGCACCCGGCGCTGACGCTGACCAGCACCCACTACCTGAACAAGACCGTGGACGGCCGCCCGCTCCGCCGGCCGTGGTGGTGGTTCGACCCGACCATCGCCGGCGAGGGGCTCGCCGACGTGGGGACGCACCTGGCCGACCTGGCGCTGTGGCTCGTCGCCCCGGACGAGCCCGTCGCGCCCGGCGCGGACGCCGAGGTGTACGCCGCCGACCGCTGGCCGCTGGTGCTGACGCGCGAGCAGTTCGCCGAAGTCACCGGCCTGCCCGAGGTGCCGCCGGAATTCGCCCCGCGGCTGGCCGGCGACCTGCTCTACTACGCCGGCAACCACACGGCCTGGCTCGGCGTGCGCGGCATTCACGTGCGGCTGACGACGAAGTGGGAGTACGACTCGCCCGGCGGCGACACGCACGTGGCCGTGGCGCGCGGGACCGACGCCGTGGCGGAGGTGCGGCAGCAGCCGGGGTCGCCGCCGGACGTGTTCGTGCGGGCGTCCGAGGCGTCGCACGCGGACCTACTGGCGCACCTGACCGCCGCGGTGGGCCGGTGGCAGGCGGAGTTTCCCGGGCTGGCGGTCGTGGACGGCGGGTCGGAGGTGAAGTTGGCGATCCCGGCGGCGCTGCGGACGGGGCACGAGGAGCACTTCGCGGCGGTGATGGCGGAGTACGGGCGGGCGTTCGCGGCCCCGCGGTCGGTGCCGGCGTGGGAGCGGGTGAACGCCCGCACGAAGTACCACCTCACCACCCGGGCCGTCGAGCTGGCTCGGGCGCGGCGGCCGTTCTGA